The Methylobacterium sp. PvR107 genome contains a region encoding:
- a CDS encoding OPT family oligopeptide transporter, giving the protein MACTPQSAELTWRGIALGGAITLLFTAANVYLGLKVGLTFATSIPAAVIAMAILRHLPGATVLENNIVQTVASAAGTLSAIIFVLPGLVMIGWWQGFPWLTTAGITATGGILGVMFSVPLRRALVVESDLPFPEGRAAAEVLAVGSRSRAEEADSARGLRILAWNGLVSAAFAALAQTRLVLDSAGAWFRVGAGATGIAGNLSFALIGVGHLVGPSVGAAMALGLAIAWGGLIPLLTAEQPMPGVGLEAWVGTVFRQDVRFFGAGVMGVAAIWTLVRIAGPVLGGIRSALAAGRVRRAGEVLAREERDLPVSAVIAVSLALLAPIGWLLWGVLAGTPLEEEALPLIAGALLFILVVGLGVAAVTGYMAGLIGASNAPLSGVGILAVLASAALLLGLFGRTADPQGTRALVAYALAVTGIVFGVATIANDNLQDLKTGQLVGATPWKQQVALIIGVAFGSVIIPPVLNLLGASFGFAGAPGAGPNALAAPQAGLISALARGVLTGDANWRMLGWGAAAGLCLVVLDAGLGRLKALRLPPLAVALGIYLPMKLVLPLVAGAVIGTLYDRWARGRPDSGRSLRMGTLTATGLIVGESLWGVAFALIVYLSGSDAPLAVAAAEDPAPAALAGLLLFAGSGAALYQHARRSA; this is encoded by the coding sequence ATGGCCTGCACCCCCCAATCCGCCGAGCTGACGTGGCGCGGCATCGCCCTGGGCGGGGCAATCACGCTGCTGTTCACCGCCGCCAACGTCTATCTCGGCCTCAAGGTGGGTCTGACCTTCGCGACCTCGATTCCCGCCGCCGTCATCGCCATGGCAATCCTGCGCCATCTGCCCGGCGCGACGGTCTTGGAGAACAACATCGTCCAGACCGTCGCGTCCGCGGCTGGCACGCTGTCGGCCATCATTTTCGTGCTGCCGGGACTGGTGATGATCGGCTGGTGGCAGGGCTTCCCATGGCTCACCACGGCGGGCATCACCGCGACGGGCGGGATCCTCGGCGTGATGTTCTCCGTGCCCCTGCGCCGGGCGCTCGTGGTGGAGTCCGATCTGCCCTTTCCCGAAGGCCGGGCCGCCGCGGAGGTTCTGGCGGTCGGATCGCGCAGCCGGGCCGAAGAGGCCGACAGCGCCCGCGGGCTGCGGATCCTCGCCTGGAACGGCCTCGTCTCGGCGGCCTTCGCGGCGCTCGCGCAGACCCGCCTCGTCCTCGACAGTGCCGGCGCCTGGTTCCGGGTCGGGGCCGGTGCCACCGGGATCGCCGGTAACCTGTCCTTCGCGCTGATCGGCGTCGGCCACCTCGTCGGGCCCTCGGTCGGGGCCGCGATGGCGCTGGGGCTGGCGATCGCCTGGGGCGGGCTGATCCCGCTCCTCACGGCCGAGCAGCCGATGCCGGGCGTGGGCCTGGAGGCGTGGGTCGGCACGGTCTTCCGCCAGGACGTGCGCTTCTTCGGCGCCGGCGTGATGGGCGTCGCGGCGATCTGGACGCTGGTCCGGATCGCCGGTCCGGTCCTCGGCGGAATCCGCTCGGCGCTCGCCGCCGGACGCGTCCGAAGGGCGGGTGAGGTGCTCGCCCGCGAGGAGCGCGACCTGCCGGTCTCCGCGGTCATCGCGGTCTCCCTCGCCCTGCTCGCGCCGATCGGCTGGCTGCTGTGGGGCGTGCTGGCCGGAACGCCGCTGGAGGAGGAGGCCCTGCCGCTGATCGCCGGCGCGCTGCTGTTCATCCTCGTGGTCGGGCTCGGCGTGGCGGCGGTGACCGGCTACATGGCCGGCCTGATCGGCGCGTCGAACGCACCCCTGTCGGGCGTCGGCATCCTGGCCGTCCTGGCGAGCGCGGCGCTGTTGCTGGGTCTGTTCGGCCGCACGGCGGATCCCCAGGGCACCCGGGCACTGGTGGCCTACGCGCTGGCGGTCACCGGCATCGTGTTCGGCGTCGCCACCATCGCGAACGACAACCTGCAGGATCTCAAGACCGGCCAGCTCGTCGGCGCGACCCCCTGGAAGCAGCAAGTCGCCCTGATCATCGGCGTGGCCTTCGGCTCGGTGATCATCCCACCGGTCCTGAACCTCCTCGGGGCGAGCTTCGGCTTCGCGGGCGCGCCCGGGGCGGGTCCGAACGCGCTCGCGGCACCGCAGGCCGGGCTGATCTCCGCCCTGGCGCGGGGCGTCCTGACCGGCGACGCCAATTGGCGCATGCTCGGATGGGGCGCCGCCGCCGGCCTGTGTCTCGTCGTGCTGGATGCGGGGCTCGGCCGCCTGAAAGCCCTGCGCCTGCCGCCGCTTGCGGTCGCGCTCGGGATCTACCTGCCGATGAAGCTGGTGCTGCCGCTGGTGGCGGGCGCCGTGATCGGCACCCTGTACGATCGCTGGGCCCGGGGCCGGCCCGATTCCGGGCGGTCCCTGCGCATGGGCACGCTTACGGCAACCGGCCTCATCGTCGGCGAGAGCCTGTGGGGCGTCGCCTTCGCGCTGATCGTCTACCTGTCTGGCAGCGACGCGCCCCTGGCGGTGGCCGCAGCGGAGGATCCGGCTCCGGCGGCCCTGGCCGGCCTGCTGCTGTTCGCGGGATCGGGGGCGGCCCTGTACCAGCACGCGCGGCGGTCGGCCTGA
- a CDS encoding superoxide dismutase family protein produces MIRTLPLLALLGTFAASGALAQEPPKEAAKESAKAAETYEAPIKNAKGDTIGKLAIRDGANALVLRVAIQPGGLPPGWHGMHFHAVGDCSDPKFMNSKAHVNHDQSKHGLLNAEGPDEGDLPNLYVGQDGSAQAEVSSETPLNGEGGLKDGDGSALIIHANEDDHTAQPIGGAGDRVACGVIK; encoded by the coding sequence ATGATCCGTACCCTGCCGCTGCTCGCATTGCTCGGGACCTTCGCCGCGAGCGGCGCCCTCGCGCAGGAACCCCCGAAGGAGGCCGCCAAGGAATCCGCCAAGGCGGCCGAGACCTACGAGGCCCCGATCAAGAACGCCAAGGGCGACACGATCGGGAAGCTGGCGATCCGCGACGGCGCGAACGCGCTGGTGCTGCGTGTCGCGATCCAGCCCGGCGGCCTGCCCCCCGGCTGGCACGGCATGCACTTTCACGCCGTGGGCGACTGCTCGGATCCGAAGTTCATGAATTCCAAGGCCCATGTGAACCACGACCAGAGCAAACACGGCCTGCTGAACGCGGAGGGTCCCGACGAGGGCGATCTGCCGAACCTCTATGTCGGCCAGGACGGCTCGGCCCAGGCCGAGGTGTCGAGCGAGACGCCCCTCAATGGCGAGGGCGGGCTCAAGGACGGCGACGGATCGGCGCTGATCATCCACGCCAACGAGGACGATCACACGGCTCAGCCGATCGGCGGGGCTGGCGACCGGGTTGCCTGCGGGGTGATCAAGTAG
- a CDS encoding DEAD/DEAH box helicase produces MTQFTDFGLAQPVLRALSEAGYVAPTPIQAQAIPPAMAGRDLCGIAQTGTGKTAAFALPILHRLSLSDRRAPRRGCRVLVLSPTRELANQIAESFTDYGRYLSYTTTVVFGGVTISRQERALAPGVDILVATPGRLIDLIERRSLTLDGVEILVLDEADQMLDLGFIHALKRIVKMLPQKRQSLFFSATMPKNIAGLASQYLADPVQVAVTPVATTAERVEQQVIFVHTGAKQALLGHILRDPAIERVLVFTRTKHGADRVVRGLDKVGIAAAAIHGNKSQPQRERALAAFKDGSSRVLVATDIAARGIDVEAVSHVVNFDLPNVPESYVHRIGRTARAGADGLAISFCNDEEKAYLRDIERITRQKVPVAGFPEGFNPPSRQEAAEIAREEERRPERQQRPGGGRQGQRPRQQQGRPQQGQPGGGRGFGGQGAPRQGRPQEGRADGRGHAPQHAPQGRETRADRPARPQGERPSQGRPNRDARPPQRADARPRSGGSEGRSIGWLERSPRS; encoded by the coding sequence TTGACCCAATTCACCGATTTCGGCCTCGCCCAGCCCGTGCTGCGGGCGCTCAGCGAGGCCGGCTACGTCGCGCCGACCCCGATCCAGGCCCAGGCGATCCCGCCGGCCATGGCGGGCCGCGACCTCTGCGGCATCGCCCAGACCGGCACCGGCAAGACCGCGGCCTTCGCGCTGCCGATCCTGCACCGCCTCTCGCTCTCGGACCGTCGCGCCCCGCGCCGCGGCTGCCGGGTGCTGGTTCTCTCGCCGACCCGCGAGCTCGCCAACCAGATCGCCGAATCGTTCACCGATTACGGCCGGTACCTGTCCTACACCACCACGGTGGTGTTCGGCGGCGTCACCATCAGCCGCCAGGAGCGGGCGCTCGCACCCGGCGTCGACATCCTGGTCGCCACGCCGGGCCGGCTCATCGACCTGATCGAGCGCCGGTCCCTGACGCTCGACGGCGTCGAGATCCTCGTCCTCGACGAGGCCGACCAGATGCTCGACCTCGGCTTCATCCATGCCCTCAAGCGCATCGTGAAGATGCTGCCGCAGAAGCGCCAGAGCCTGTTCTTCTCGGCCACCATGCCGAAGAACATCGCCGGGCTCGCGAGCCAGTACCTCGCCGATCCGGTCCAGGTCGCGGTGACCCCCGTCGCCACCACGGCCGAGCGGGTCGAGCAGCAGGTGATCTTCGTCCATACCGGCGCCAAGCAGGCCCTGCTGGGCCATATCCTGCGCGATCCGGCGATCGAGCGCGTCCTTGTCTTCACCCGCACCAAGCACGGCGCGGACCGGGTCGTGCGCGGCCTCGACAAGGTCGGCATCGCGGCGGCGGCGATTCACGGCAACAAGAGCCAGCCCCAGCGCGAGCGGGCGCTCGCCGCGTTCAAGGACGGCTCCAGCCGGGTGCTGGTCGCCACCGACATCGCGGCCCGCGGCATCGACGTCGAAGCCGTGAGCCACGTGGTCAATTTCGATCTGCCGAACGTGCCGGAGAGCTACGTCCACCGGATCGGCCGTACCGCCCGTGCCGGCGCGGACGGGCTCGCCATCTCGTTCTGCAACGACGAGGAGAAGGCCTACCTGCGCGACATCGAGCGCATCACCCGCCAGAAGGTGCCGGTCGCGGGCTTCCCCGAGGGCTTCAACCCGCCGTCGCGCCAGGAAGCCGCGGAGATCGCCCGTGAGGAGGAGCGCCGCCCCGAGCGGCAGCAGCGCCCCGGCGGCGGTCGACAGGGCCAGCGGCCCCGACAGCAGCAGGGCCGTCCCCAGCAGGGGCAGCCCGGTGGCGGCCGCGGATTCGGCGGTCAGGGTGCGCCCCGTCAGGGCCGCCCCCAGGAGGGTCGGGCCGATGGCCGCGGCCACGCTCCGCAGCACGCCCCGCAGGGTCGTGAGACCCGCGCGGACCGTCCCGCCCGGCCGCAGGGCGAGCGCCCGAGCCAGGGCCGTCCGAACCGCGACGCCCGGCCGCCCCAGCGGGCGGATGCCCGTCCGCGCAGCGGCGGCAGCGAGGGCCGCAGCATCGGCTGGCTGGAGCGGTCGCCCCGCTCCTGA
- a CDS encoding acyl-CoA thioesterase has protein sequence MQQVGLSSAGGVPVPQDIDSPQGDLTVRTIAMPADTNANGDIFGGWVLSQMDQAGGIAGVDRAQGRVVTVSLNAMTFIRPVRVGDVLCVYTRVSHVGRTSMKIEVEAWARRFCTQVRERVTQATFTFVAIDEAGRPRPIPPAVPSPRAAT, from the coding sequence ATGCAGCAGGTCGGACTCTCATCGGCCGGAGGTGTTCCTGTGCCGCAGGACATCGATTCACCTCAGGGCGACCTGACGGTGCGCACCATCGCCATGCCGGCCGATACCAACGCCAATGGCGACATCTTCGGCGGCTGGGTTCTCTCGCAGATGGATCAGGCCGGCGGTATCGCCGGCGTCGACCGGGCGCAGGGCCGGGTCGTGACCGTGTCGCTCAACGCCATGACCTTCATCCGGCCGGTCCGCGTGGGCGACGTGCTGTGCGTCTACACCCGGGTGTCGCATGTGGGCCGCACCTCGATGAAGATCGAGGTCGAGGCCTGGGCGCGGCGCTTCTGCACCCAGGTCCGCGAGCGCGTGACCCAGGCCACCTTCACGTTCGTGGCAATCGACGAGGCTGGCCGCCCGCGGCCGATCCCGCCGGCGGTGCCCTCGCCCCGCGCGGCTACTTGA
- a CDS encoding class I SAM-dependent RNA methyltransferase — MSETVTIRDLGARGDGIAEDGVLVPYTLPGERATIRREGRRAELLGIAQASADRVEPFCPYFMRCGGCRTQHLARPAELAWKRGLIAQALSQAGLDVAPDPAIDAHGAGRRRITLHVREIDGRAEAGLMAARSHALVPIDHCPITVPALHAAPEVARRLAAPLGHGRKPLDVAVTATDQGLDVDLRGHGPVSAGVGAALVRIAGELGLARLSLHGERLMEAEPVSVTDGRGRLYPAPGGFLQATAAGQAVLTDLTLSALGPRAKRVADLFSGCGPLSLALAREAAVQAVEADAAALAGLDRSARAATGLRAITRERRDLFRRPLLPIELDAFDAVVFDPPRAGAEAQARQLAASRVPLVVGIACDAGTFARDAAALVAGGYRLERVTPVDQFRHSDHVEMVGVFRRPPARRR; from the coding sequence ATGAGCGAGACGGTCACGATCCGAGACCTCGGCGCCCGCGGCGACGGGATCGCCGAGGACGGGGTCCTCGTCCCCTATACGCTGCCCGGCGAGCGCGCGACGATCCGCCGGGAGGGCCGGCGGGCCGAGCTTCTGGGCATCGCGCAGGCCTCGGCCGACCGGGTCGAGCCGTTCTGCCCCTACTTCATGCGCTGCGGCGGCTGCCGCACGCAGCATCTCGCCCGGCCGGCGGAACTCGCCTGGAAGCGCGGCCTCATCGCGCAGGCCCTCTCCCAGGCCGGCCTCGACGTGGCGCCCGACCCGGCCATCGACGCGCATGGCGCCGGGCGGCGTCGGATCACGCTCCATGTCCGGGAGATCGACGGCCGAGCCGAGGCCGGCTTGATGGCGGCGCGCAGCCACGCGCTGGTGCCGATCGACCATTGCCCGATCACCGTGCCGGCGCTGCACGCCGCGCCCGAGGTGGCGCGCCGCCTCGCGGCGCCCCTCGGCCATGGCCGCAAGCCCCTCGACGTGGCCGTCACCGCCACCGACCAGGGCCTGGACGTCGACCTGCGCGGGCACGGGCCGGTGAGCGCCGGCGTCGGCGCCGCCCTGGTGCGGATCGCCGGCGAGCTCGGCCTCGCCCGGCTCTCCCTTCACGGCGAGCGCCTGATGGAGGCCGAGCCCGTCTCGGTCACCGATGGCCGAGGCCGCCTCTATCCTGCCCCCGGCGGCTTCCTCCAGGCAACCGCCGCCGGGCAGGCCGTGCTCACGGATCTCACGCTGTCGGCGCTGGGACCGCGCGCCAAGCGCGTCGCGGACCTGTTCTCTGGGTGCGGGCCGCTCAGCCTCGCGCTGGCCCGTGAGGCCGCGGTCCAGGCCGTGGAAGCCGATGCCGCCGCCCTCGCGGGCCTCGACCGGTCGGCCCGTGCGGCCACGGGACTGCGCGCGATCACGCGCGAGCGCCGCGACCTCTTCCGCCGGCCGCTGCTCCCGATCGAGCTCGACGCCTTCGACGCGGTGGTGTTCGATCCGCCGCGGGCCGGCGCGGAGGCCCAGGCCCGCCAGCTCGCCGCGTCGCGTGTGCCCCTGGTGGTCGGCATCGCGTGCGATGCCGGCACCTTCGCCCGGGATGCGGCGGCGCTCGTCGCGGGTGGCTACCGGCTGGAGCGGGTCACGCCGGTGGACCAGTTCCGCCATTCGGACCACGTCGAGATGGTCGGCGTGTTTCGCCGCCCGCCCGCGCGGCGGCGCTGA
- a CDS encoding adenylate/guanylate cyclase domain-containing protein, whose translation MVRRLAAIVVADIVGYSRLMGADEAGTIRRLKGLRREVTDPAIKAAQGRIVKSMGDGLLVEFPSPLRAVSCAIHIQRAMAGFEPALPDDKRFKLRFGINVGDVIAQPDGDLFGDGVNVAARLEPLSEPGGLCVSRSVHEQVRDKVPYRFEDKGKLDLKNIARPIGVFALSADAVRTLAPPDDEEDDADEPSAATGGIPLSPPAAAARPRRGLGVAASACLAGGLILALAGGTVWSLWSRAAPRPEQTLAVQNGLPPKPLPPLSLVVLPFANLSNDPEQDFFADGLTEDLTTDLSHLAGSFVIARNTAFTYKGKAVDVKQVGRDLGVRYALEGSVRRTGDHVLLNAQLISTETGAHIWAERFDGERSRLGEIQAEFVARLARSLDIQLSQAEGLRILREGSLNPTAADLNMLGWAAMNRPRTPANTLEARGKFEQSLKIDSNNPQAKIGLARAIAQSVNTRVSKDVAADSRLALRLADEGIAANTQSSMAHYVKAEVLRATKDFELGLREIAVAVEYDPNMAIAHALAGIINLWDGKADKTFGHVEKAIRLSPKDPLLNAWEYYICHAHTHLKHWDEAIKWCNRSVGHTPYYFSYIDLAVAHAWLGHKEQAKDAIDNVLKLMPGYTVHTLAKADYSRNPTFMEEYAHIVEGARMAGLPEGSTD comes from the coding sequence ATGGTCAGGCGTCTGGCGGCGATCGTGGTTGCCGATATCGTCGGGTACAGCCGGCTGATGGGCGCCGACGAAGCGGGGACGATCCGACGCCTCAAAGGTCTCCGTCGCGAAGTCACCGATCCGGCCATCAAGGCGGCACAAGGGCGCATCGTGAAGTCGATGGGCGACGGCCTGCTGGTCGAGTTCCCGAGCCCCTTGAGAGCTGTCTCCTGTGCGATCCACATCCAACGGGCGATGGCCGGGTTCGAGCCCGCATTGCCGGATGACAAGCGGTTCAAGCTGCGCTTCGGGATCAATGTCGGCGACGTGATCGCCCAGCCGGACGGGGATCTGTTCGGGGATGGCGTCAACGTGGCGGCGCGCCTGGAGCCCTTGTCCGAGCCCGGCGGGCTGTGCGTGTCGCGCTCGGTCCACGAGCAGGTGCGCGACAAGGTGCCCTACCGCTTCGAGGACAAGGGCAAGCTGGACCTGAAAAACATCGCGCGTCCGATCGGCGTGTTCGCTCTCTCCGCGGACGCCGTCCGGACCCTCGCGCCGCCCGACGATGAGGAGGACGACGCGGACGAGCCGTCCGCCGCGACCGGCGGGATTCCGCTTTCGCCTCCTGCCGCGGCGGCGCGCCCACGCCGGGGACTCGGCGTTGCCGCGTCGGCTTGCCTCGCGGGCGGCCTGATCCTCGCCCTTGCGGGCGGCACGGTCTGGTCCCTGTGGTCGAGGGCGGCGCCGAGGCCGGAGCAGACGCTCGCGGTCCAGAACGGACTGCCGCCGAAGCCGCTGCCGCCGCTCTCGCTCGTGGTGCTGCCGTTCGCCAACCTGAGCAACGATCCGGAGCAGGATTTCTTCGCCGATGGGCTGACCGAGGATCTGACCACCGACCTCTCGCATCTTGCCGGCAGCTTCGTGATCGCCCGCAACACGGCCTTCACCTACAAGGGCAAGGCCGTCGACGTGAAGCAGGTCGGTCGTGATCTGGGTGTCCGGTACGCGTTGGAAGGGAGTGTTCGGCGCACCGGGGATCATGTGCTCCTGAACGCGCAGCTCATCTCGACGGAGACGGGCGCGCACATTTGGGCCGAACGCTTCGATGGCGAGCGGAGTCGGCTGGGAGAGATCCAGGCCGAGTTCGTTGCGCGACTCGCGCGTTCGCTGGATATTCAGCTCAGTCAGGCCGAAGGACTGAGAATATTGCGGGAGGGCTCGCTCAACCCGACTGCCGCCGACCTGAATATGCTCGGATGGGCCGCGATGAACCGGCCGCGGACGCCCGCAAATACGTTGGAGGCGCGCGGCAAGTTCGAGCAGAGCTTGAAGATCGATAGCAACAACCCGCAAGCGAAGATCGGACTTGCGAGAGCCATCGCGCAATCCGTCAACACAAGGGTCAGCAAAGATGTCGCCGCCGATTCCCGGCTCGCCTTACGGCTCGCGGATGAAGGTATTGCGGCGAACACGCAAAGTTCGATGGCCCATTACGTGAAGGCGGAGGTTCTTCGGGCGACGAAGGATTTCGAGCTGGGGCTGCGAGAGATCGCGGTCGCCGTCGAATACGATCCGAACATGGCGATCGCGCACGCACTTGCCGGTATCATCAATCTCTGGGACGGAAAGGCCGACAAGACCTTCGGGCATGTCGAGAAGGCAATCCGGTTAAGTCCGAAAGACCCGCTCCTCAATGCGTGGGAGTATTATATCTGTCACGCCCATACACATTTGAAGCATTGGGACGAGGCGATCAAGTGGTGCAACCGGTCGGTCGGGCACACGCCGTATTACTTCTCGTATATCGATCTGGCCGTGGCGCATGCTTGGCTGGGTCACAAGGAACAGGCCAAGGACGCTATCGACAACGTCCTCAAGCTCATGCCCGGCTACACGGTGCACACGCTGGCCAAGGCCGACTATTCACGAAACCCGACGTTCATGGAGGAATATGCACATATCGTGGAGGGGGCACGCATGGCCGGCCTGCCCGAGGGCTCGACGGATTGA
- a CDS encoding FliM/FliN family flagellar motor switch protein: MAVFETLKVDLTVVLGRARMPLHMLLRMGRGAVIELEASDSDMVEILANDHPIARGQIVVTGDRISVEVTELIRKAASIVEPGISIGDGAVPFLEGGYDSP, encoded by the coding sequence GTGGCGGTCTTCGAGACCCTGAAGGTCGATCTGACGGTGGTGCTGGGCCGCGCGCGCATGCCGCTTCACATGCTGCTGCGCATGGGCCGCGGCGCCGTGATCGAGCTGGAGGCCAGCGACAGCGACATGGTCGAGATCCTGGCCAACGATCACCCGATCGCCCGCGGTCAGATCGTGGTGACCGGCGACCGCATCTCCGTCGAGGTGACGGAACTGATCCGCAAGGCGGCCTCGATCGTCGAGCCCGGCATCAGCATCGGCGACGGCGCGGTCCCATTCCTGGAGGGCGGCTACGATTCCCCGTGA
- a CDS encoding TlyA family RNA methyltransferase: protein MNRDRPIPDPATTAAAEPPKRRADLFLVEHGHFESRARAQAAIRAGLVRVDGRPLTRPSDAIAPGARVEATPEHPYASRGGLKLAAALEAFRLVPDGRTCLDVGASTGGFTDVLLAGGASHVYAVDVGRGQLHPRLAADPRVTNLEGTDIRTLAPAALTPPPDLATVDVSFIGLRLVLPPLPGLLAPGSSLVALIKPQFEAGRARVGRGGLVRDPEVHAEVCATVRDALLALGATILGLIDSPVPGGDGNAEFLIGARFP from the coding sequence ATGAATCGCGACCGGCCCATACCGGATCCCGCCACGACCGCGGCGGCTGAACCGCCCAAGCGGCGCGCCGACCTGTTCCTCGTGGAACACGGCCATTTCGAGAGCCGGGCGCGGGCGCAGGCGGCGATCCGGGCCGGGCTCGTGCGGGTCGACGGGCGGCCGCTCACGCGTCCGTCGGACGCGATCGCCCCGGGCGCCCGGGTCGAGGCGACGCCGGAGCATCCCTACGCGTCCCGGGGCGGCCTCAAGCTCGCCGCGGCCCTGGAGGCGTTCCGGCTGGTTCCGGATGGGCGCACCTGCCTCGATGTCGGGGCCTCCACGGGTGGCTTCACGGACGTTCTGCTCGCCGGCGGCGCGTCTCATGTCTACGCGGTGGATGTGGGACGCGGGCAGCTCCATCCCCGCCTGGCGGCCGATCCGCGGGTGACGAACCTGGAAGGCACCGACATCCGCACCCTCGCTCCGGCCGCGCTGACGCCGCCTCCGGATCTCGCGACCGTCGACGTGAGCTTCATCGGCCTGCGTCTCGTGCTGCCGCCTCTGCCGGGGCTGCTCGCACCCGGCTCCAGCCTCGTCGCGCTGATCAAGCCGCAATTCGAGGCCGGCCGCGCGCGGGTCGGGCGCGGCGGCCTCGTGCGTGATCCGGAGGTGCACGCGGAGGTCTGCGCGACAGTACGGGACGCGCTGCTGGCGCTCGGTGCCACGATCCTCGGCCTGATTGACTCGCCCGTTCCGGGCGGCGACGGCAATGCCGAATTCCTGATTGGCGCGCGATTCCCATGA
- a CDS encoding magnesium transporter CorA family protein, which yields MIFIHQPAVGAGATLLERRVIDLQDTIPDDTIWLDLIRPSREEELKVEAFAGIEVPTREEMKDIEPSELLYVEDGARYMTGRVLSKVSDAEEPGLAGITFILRGNRLVTVRHEEPQAFRMYTQRAGRSMGNGSASAASGEAILAGLIEAVIDRAADVLQLQGERIDRLSGKIFEVQEDPSARNTALQDTLRALGRHGDLISKQRESLVSMERILLSLSATYRTNKAPRDLREDVRSTLRDLQSLEEHATFLSTKIQFLLDATLGLVNLEQNNIIKLFSVMAVVFMPPTLIASIYGMNFKSIPELDLTFGYPMALVMMVVAAVFPYVFFRWKKWL from the coding sequence GTGATCTTCATCCACCAGCCTGCCGTCGGCGCCGGAGCCACGCTGCTCGAGCGCCGGGTCATCGACCTTCAGGACACGATCCCCGACGACACCATCTGGCTCGACCTGATCCGACCGAGCCGCGAGGAAGAGCTGAAGGTCGAGGCCTTCGCGGGGATCGAGGTTCCCACCCGCGAGGAGATGAAGGACATCGAGCCCTCCGAGCTGCTCTACGTCGAGGACGGCGCCCGCTACATGACCGGGCGCGTGCTCTCGAAGGTGAGCGACGCCGAGGAGCCGGGTCTCGCCGGCATCACCTTCATCCTGCGCGGCAACCGGCTCGTGACCGTGCGCCACGAGGAGCCGCAGGCCTTCCGCATGTACACGCAGCGCGCCGGACGATCGATGGGCAACGGCAGCGCCTCCGCGGCCTCCGGCGAGGCGATTCTCGCGGGCCTGATCGAGGCTGTGATCGACCGCGCCGCCGACGTGCTCCAGCTCCAGGGCGAGCGCATCGACCGCCTGTCCGGCAAGATCTTCGAGGTGCAGGAGGACCCGTCCGCCCGCAACACCGCCCTGCAGGACACGTTGCGCGCGCTCGGCCGGCATGGCGACCTGATCTCGAAGCAGCGCGAGAGCCTCGTCTCGATGGAGCGGATCCTGCTCTCGCTGTCCGCGACGTATCGAACCAACAAGGCTCCGCGTGATCTGCGGGAGGATGTCCGTTCGACGCTGCGGGATCTTCAATCCCTGGAGGAGCACGCGACCTTCCTGTCCACGAAAATTCAATTCTTGCTCGATGCGACCCTCGGGCTCGTCAACCTCGAGCAGAACAACATCATCAAGCTGTTCTCGGTCATGGCCGTGGTCTTCATGCCGCCGACGCTGATCGCGTCGATCTACGGCATGAACTTTAAATCCATACCGGAACTAGATCTCACCTTCGGATACCCGATGGCGCTGGTCATGATGGTGGTCGCCGCTGTATTCCCATACGTTTTCTTCCGGTGGAAGAAGTGGCTTTAG
- a CDS encoding DUF1508 domain-containing protein, with protein MRFELYRDAKGEWRWRLRARNGEVIAESGEGYARREDCEHGIALVRQSAEARVEDMTTKIA; from the coding sequence ATGCGGTTCGAACTCTACCGGGACGCGAAGGGCGAATGGCGCTGGCGCCTGCGGGCCCGGAACGGCGAGGTGATCGCGGAGTCCGGCGAGGGCTATGCCCGCCGCGAGGATTGCGAGCACGGCATCGCGCTTGTGCGCCAGAGCGCCGAGGCTCGTGTCGAGGACATGACGACCAAGATCGCCTGA